In the Malassezia vespertilionis chromosome 3, complete sequence genome, one interval contains:
- the ned1 gene encoding phosphatidate phosphatase (BUSCO:EOG092636Y6; EggNog:ENOG503NVUI; COG:I; COG:N): MQYVGKLVSSVYNTITPNINPSTLNGAIDVIVVERECEVEEKVTQEDSTERIVKRKTTELAATPFHVRFGKMSVLRPDERKVTLHLNDSPEALPFAMKVGENGEAFFVMKIDDMPGDVPQALMTSPIVGSTDDSTLRTEPEPLDLGASETSSPALDPGQTEAPEELAESDLAAMRTSKDMVKNVLDMDGYKMTKNKQEQALREGKRFADEMPLSRRHGGVGKFGFRERLDRKQSHWHKQSFERAVHDSDTFKHSRRASDSSVHAPDLDRDAPRTQEAPPRLPISISDSALLHSSRYMYEVPRGGPASDASVPPGTTPAVLGPAQESELGELACAESDPYLFQLRLDNYTPYTFELSLCNTGASSTQGVEFDEARVSFQRFAEDASIIDDPRLCIRHNATYHVRSTDPDMFATLALYRNVQLQTDKTSAGKSETKPSVWSRLWSPRTEPVQTPIVKSKSVLVLPAQDKDTADVAEEAPAAAQPRTETYAKTLRLTSDQLKQLGLRKGANNITFSVTSSFSGLATCRARVFLWDSKLPVVVSDIDGTITKSDALGHVFTLMGRDWTHLGVAKLYHDIAQNGYRIMYLTSRAIGQAELTRDYLANIDQNNYRLPDGPVIMSPDRLMASLHREVILRKPEVFKMACLRDIARLFGMDPSAATQAQTMEPSMECNTPFYSGFGNRITDALSYRSVNIPSSRIFTIDANGEVKMELLELAGYKSSYPNMTDLVDQMFPPIAHDHGSKSNAFTDFVFWRGALQDIELPPDHELLPDVPSSPIMRGLRSPRNTSGRASPASLPQGTPEPPAQERPSRFRRFGFSRLGLRRKKDTDEGPRSLDATYTSTDPLASPPEIASPLASSFDTERELSTSAELEEALEVLAENNCGEQRERARSVSPSTIFPSLHARARKNEEKKEDIADEPFDLDDDPVLAAGDIQFEWRG, from the coding sequence ATGCAGTATGTGGGCAAGCTCGTGTCTTCGGTGTATAATACTATTACGCCGAACATCAATCCATCTACGCTCAACGGTGCGATTGATGTGATTGTCGTGGAGCGCGAGTGCGAAGTAGAGGAAAAAGTGACACAGGAGGACAGCACCGAACGAATTGTGAAGCGCAAGACAaccgagcttgccgcgacCCCCTTTCATGTGCGCTTTGGAAAGATGAGTGTGCTGCGGCccgacgagcgcaaggtCACATTGCACCTGAACGACTCGCCGGAGGCGCTGCCGTTTGCGATGAAAGTCGGCGAGAACGGCGAGGCATTCTTTGTGATGAAGATTGACGACATGCCCGGCGACGTGCCGCAGGCGCTGATGACGAGTCCGATTGTTGGATCGACAGATGACTCTACGCTGAGGACGGAGCCAGAGCCGCTGGATCTTGGTGCGTCTGAAACGTCGTCGCCAGCGCTTGATCCAGGCCAGACGGAAGCACCAGAGGAGCTTGCAGAAAGCGATCTCGCCGCAATGCGCACGAGCAAAGACATGGTGAAGAATGTACTCGATATGGATGGATACAAAATGACCAAAAACAagcaggagcaggcgctTCGCGAAGGCAAACGCTTTGCGGACGAAATGCCACTCTCtcggcggcacggcggcgtgggcaAGTTTGGGTTCCGCGAACGACTGGACCGCAAGCAGTCGCACTGGCACAAGCAGTCGTTTGAGCGTGCGGTCCATGACTCGGACACGTTCAAGcattcgcgccgcgccagcgaTAGCTccgtgcatgcgcccgACTTGGATCGGGACGCTccgcgcacgcaagaggcaccgccgcgcctgccCATCTCCATCAGCGACTCTGCcctcttgcacagctcgagGTACATGTACGAAGTTCCTCGCGGCGGCCCCGCAAGCGATGCGTCCGTTCCGCCGGGCACGACGCCCGCTGTGCTTGGCCCTGCACAAGAGAGCGAGCTGGGCGAGCTTGCATGCGCGGAAAGCGACCCCTACCTGTTTCAGCTGCGCTTGGACAACTATACACCCTATACTTTCGAGCTCAGTCTGTGCAATACGGGCGCGTCTAGCACACAGGGCGTTGAAtttgacgaggcgcgcgtcTCGTTCCAGCGATTCGCGGAGGATGCGTCGATCATTGACGATCCGCGCCTTTGTATCCGGCACAATGCCACCTACCATGTACGCTCCACCGACCCCGACATGTttgcgacgcttgcgctctACCGCAATGTTCAGCTCCAAACGGACAAGACGAGCGCGGGAAAAAGCGAGACAAAGCCTAGCGTTTGGAGCCGCTTGTGGAGTCCGCGCACGGAACCCGTCCAAACCCCCATCGTCAAGTCCAAGTCGGTGCTTGTGTTGCCCGCGCAGGACAAGGACACGGCGGACGTTGCAGAAGAAGCGccggccgccgcgcagcccCGTACCGAAACGTATgccaagacgctgcgcctcaCATCCGACCAACTCAAGCAGCTTGGCCTGCGCAAAGGCGCCAACAACATCACCTTTTCCGTCACGTCGTCATTCTCGGGCCTCGCgacgtgccgcgcgcgtgtaTTTTTGTGGGACAGCAAGTTGCCTGTTGTGGTGTCCGATATCGACGGCACCATCACGAAATCCGACGCACTCGGCCACGTCTTTACGCTCATGGGCCGCGACTGGACACATCTGGGCGTGGCAAAGCTGTACCACGACATTGCTCAGAATGGGTACCGCATCATGTACCTCACTTCCCGCGCCATTGGCCAAGCGGAGCTGACGCGCGACTACCTTGCCAACATTGACCAGAACAACTACCGTCTCCCCGACGGGCCCGTCATTATGAGTCCCGACCGTTTGATGGCCAGTCTGCACCGCGAAGTGATTCTGCGCAAGCCAGAAGTGTTCAAGATGGCTTGCTTGCGCGATattgcgcgcctctttggCATGGAcccaagcgcagcgacgcaggCACAGACAATGGAGCCCTCCATGGAGTGCAATACGCCGTTCTACTCGGGGTTTGGAAATCGCATCACGGATGCACTGAGCTACCGGAGTGTGAATATCCCTTCGTCGCGCATCTTCACCATTGACGCAAATGGCGAGGTCAAGATGGAGCTTTTGGAGCTTGCAGGGTACAAGTCGTCGTATCCCAACATGACAGACTTGGTCGACCAGATGTTTCCCCCCATTGCCCACGACCACGGCTCCAAATCCAACGCATTCACCGACTTTGTCTTTTGGCGGGGAGCGCTCCAGGATATTGAGCTGCCGCCGGATCATGAGCTTCTGCCGGACGTGCCGTCGTCTCCAATTATGCGTGGCTTGCGCAGCCCCAGGAACACGTCTGGGCGCGCTTCCCCCGCAAGCTTGCCGCAGGGGACGCCAGAGCCTCCGGCGCAGGAACGGCCGAGTAGGTTCCGCCGCTTTGGATTCTCGCGACTTGGACTGCGTCGCAAGAAGGACACAGATGAGGGGCCGAGGTCCCTGGATGCGACGTACACGTCGACGGACCCTTTAGCGTCGCCGCCGGAGATTGCCTCGCCGCTCGCCAGTTCGTTTGATACCGAGCGCGAACTCAGCACGTCGGCTGAGCTGGAGGAGGCGCTGGAAGTGCTTGCAGAGAACAATTGTGGGGAGCAGAgggagcgcgcgcgtagCGTTTCGCCGTCGACCATATTTCCCTCgttgcatgcgcgcgcgcgcaaaaacgaAGAGAAGAAAGAGGACATTGCAGACGAGCCATTTGACTTGGACGATGATCCAGTGCTAGCTGCAGGCGATATCCAGTTTGAATGGCGCGGCTAG
- the MLH3 gene encoding DNA mismatch repair protein (COG:L; EggNog:ENOG503NZFP), with product MRYLPQATAARIRAALRMPSISSLVYELCTNAIAAGATDVEIHVDLDTWTLACTDRGATFTARPPFETQHTLGMLPWLGMLDIRAGAPTQFTFIQQDARTLCHDEAPSSSLARQSTTCVRVRDVFSRLPVRRNMLRTRAAKQRELARIRTQLCTLALFHPSTNVALYHGSICAVRIPHAPSIPARLCRMARPRPKHVHSVCTLQRYASWEVTMRAWVGAHGEATTALQYIAVNGTPIPRERGAAAMYALRHAHLADALPWQDGATYASICAGDGSLHRHVASMLHTLVQPRSAAHTHALFAVDLFITAAPWSAREAPRSWYMLLEELVCAAMDEAPKMPRTLPRTLPSTVRSAYFAPHPSRAAVHADLYPLARVEPGEAFAHTALRRAHVLAQVDAKYIVCTCRTGDASWLLFVDQHAADERVRLEQEIAAYVTACVRAQTEAHAAHIQALASPLHLAPDPSMLPRDTLAFWGFGIEYTPTGCIVHRIPHILARAYKREPLLVHAVLTAFTHQSEGEVREWSQWLRTAAHAPGGSSIVSAMRYLPRVFVHLIETHVCHTSIRFNQALSKQQCSMLLAQLADTSFPFLCAHGRPSIICIATTSVPRRRPVDWGRVE from the coding sequence ATGCGCTATTTGCCGCAGGCGACTGCCGCGCGgatccgcgcggcgctgcgcatgccgAGCATAAGCAGCCTTGTGTATGAGCTGTGCACGAACGCGATCGCGGCGGGGGCGACCGATGTCGAGATCCACGTCGATCTCGATACATGGACGTTAGCATGCACGGATCGCGGCGCCACCTTTACAGCACGCCCGCCGTTTGAAACACAGCACACGCTCGGGATGCTGCCATGGCTCGGGATGCTGGACATTCGCGCCGGAGCACCCACGCAATTCACATTTATCCAACAGGATGCACGCACCCTCTGCCACGACGAAGCGCCCTCTTCGTCTTTGGCACGACAAAGCACGAcctgcgtgcgcgtgcgcgacgtgttCAGCCGGCTgccggtgcgccgcaacatGCTCCGCACGCGTGCGGCAAAGCAACGAGAGCTCGCGCGAATTCGCACGCAGCTCTGCACACTTGCGCTCTTTCACCCATCGACAAACGTAGCGCTCTATCACGGTAGTATatgcgcggtgcggatTCCACACGCGCCCTCGATCCctgcgcgcctgtgccgcatggcgcggcCGAGGCCCAAGCATGTGCACAGCGTGTGCACGTTGCAGCGCTACGCTTCTTGGGAGGTCACGATGCGTGCCTGGGTCGGTGCTCATGGCGAAGCGACTACAGCGCTGCAGTACATTGCCGTGAACGGCACGCCGATACcacgcgagcgcggtgcggctGCTATgtacgcgctgcgccatgcgcacCTGGCAGATGCGCTGCCTTGGCAAGACGGCGCAACGTATGCGTCGATTTGCGCTGGCGATGGCTCGCTGCACCGCCATGTCGCTTcgatgctgcacacgctcgtccAGCCACGCTCCGCCGCACATACACACGCGCTGTTTGCCGTCGATCTTTTCATcacagcagcgccatggaGTGCTCgagaagcgccgcgcagctggtacatgctgctcgaggagctcgtGTGTGCCGCGATGGACGAAGCGCCGAAGATGCCGCGCACACTACCGCGCACACTGCCGAGCACGGTACGCAGTGCCtactttgcgccgcacccgtcgcgcgcggcagtgcaTGCGGACCTATACCCACTAGCACGCGTTGAGCCTGGCGAGGCTTTTGCGCATACtgcactgcggcgcgcccatGTACTTGCGCAAGTGGATGCAAAGTACATTGTATGTACATGCCGTACCGGCGACGCAAGCTGGCTATTGTTTGTCGATCAGCACGCCGCAgacgagcgtgtgcgcctTGAGCAGGAAATTGCAGCGTACGTCACTgcttgcgtgcgtgcacagacAGAGGCGCATGCAGCCCATATACAAGCACTTGCGTCGCCGTTGCACCTGGCCCCGGATCCGTCGATGCTCCCGCGCGATACACTTGCGTTTTGGGGTTTTGGGATTGAGTATACGCCGACAGGATGCATTGTGCACCGCATTCCACAcatcctcgcgcgcgcatacAAGCGAGAGCCTTTGCTTGTGCATGCAGTGCTCACGGCGTTTACGCACCAAAGCGAAGGGGAAGTGCGCGAATGGTCGCAATGGCTACGCACGGCCGCACATGCACCGGGCGGCTCAAGCATTGTATCGGCGATGCGGTACCTGCCGCGCGTCTTTGTACACCTGATCGAGACGCATGTGTGCCACACGTCGATTCGGTTTAATCAGGCGCTTAGCAAGCAGCAATGTAGCAtgcttcttgcgcagctcgcagATACCTCGTTTCCGTTTCTATGTGCACACGGGCGCCCGTCTATAATCTGTATAGCTACTACCTCCGtaccgcggcggcgtcctGTAGATTGGGGGCGTGTAGAGTAG
- a CDS encoding uncharacterized protein (COG:S; BUSCO:EOG09262D4G; EggNog:ENOG503NVSN): MPCEERKRALLAYCSDALRQHFASREDGEVHVHAVFSRPVPTHAVYPLAHVQLHEWSDALPVWQEQVVLTASWKPCGGEARMIYALEAYIYTILEFEAALLYISKLDSTGFGPNMRGAPSLPMALTAGFLHYFIAKAHWPAKRRGRVLHVSVHVLARAQPAYLFPNSPQHRDKRVISDAALIRWWRLCLSEALSYTARCDTEKIHAFYTIPGFARNDSHPIAPLVRPGNYPSGSRMAKLADAQWVYGHPYSAKGASCSEDALPPLPLHIQPQEARRTLRVSQGMQQRTLATLVPIFPDDPKGRFLNELLGEAHDPSYRPPVLAQASSVAQREALRERQALDRTSVDAFWEQMGFRQECSAGNAVGVFVVQSSTLGSSEAVETAMTMDAQPCALPHGLLDELVLKCLLRDSCNWADATETVRLTKQYYEEFASAVARRGNREPGSAQGIPSVRLSIQATPAHDEKCAQDAAAQATRPPAGSGDLGVRVLSVKRKRRS; this comes from the coding sequence ATGCCAtgcgaggagcgcaagcgagcGCTGTTGGCGTACTGCAGTGACGCGCTCCGCCAGCActttgcgtcgcgcgagGACGGCGAGGTGCATGTGCATGCTGTGTTTAGCCGACCTGTTCCTACTCACGCTGTATACCCACTCGCACATGTCCAGCTTCACGAGTGGAGCGACGCACTGCCTGTATGGCAGGAACAGGTCGTGCTCACCGCGAGCTGGAAACCATGcggcggcgaagcgcgGATGATAtacgcgctcgaggcgtATATTTACACCATCCTGGAATTTGAGGCCGCGCTCTTGTACATTTCGAAATTAGACTCGACGGGCTTCGGCCCCaacatgcgcggcgcgccgagcctgCCCATGGCGCTCACTGCTGGTTTTCTGCACTATTTTATCGCCAAGGCACACTGGCCcgcgaagcggcgcggcagagTTTTGCACGTCTCGGTGCATgttctcgcgcgcgcacagccCGCATACCTCTTTCCCAActcgccgcagcaccgAGACAAGCGCGTCATTTCTGACGCCGCGCTCATACGCTGGTGGAGACTGTGCCTGAGCGAGGCGCTGTCATacacggcgcggtgcgaCACGGAAAAGATCCATGCATTCTATACGATCCCCGGCTTTGCACGCAACGATTCACACCCCATTGCACCGCTCGTCCGCCCTGGCAACTACCCCAGCGGCTCGCGCATGGCCAAGTTGGCCGACGCACAGTGGGTGTACGGCCATCCATACAGTGCCAAAGGTGCTTCATGCAGCGAGGATGCACTCCCGCCGCTTCCGCTACACATCCAGCCacaagaagcgcgccgcacgctgcgcgtgaGCCAAGgtatgcagcagcgcacactGGCGACACTGGTCCCCATCTTCCCAGACGATCCCAAGGGCCGCTTTTTGAACGAGCTGCtgggcgaggcgcacgaTCCGAGCTACCGCCCGCCTGTGCTTGCTCAAGCATCGAgcgtggcgcagcgcgaggcgctccgTGAGCGCCAAGCACTCGACCGCACGTCGGTCGATGCGTTCTGGGAGCAGATGGGGTTCCGCCAggaatgcagcgcaggcaaCGCTGTGGGTGTGTTTGTAGTGCAGTCGAGTACGCTGGGGAGTAGCGAGGCGGTGGAAACAGCTATGACGATGGATGCACAGCCATGTGCACTTCCGCATGGACTCTTAGACGAGCTGGTGCTAAAATGCCTACTGCGCGATTCTTGTAATTGGGCAGATGCTACCGAGACTGTGCGGCTGACCAAACAGTACTACGAAGAATTTGCGAGTGCCGTAGCACGGCGGGGGAATAGAGAGCCGGGCAGTGCGCAAGGCATCCCATCCGTCCGTCTTTCCATACAGGCTACCCCCGCCCACGACGAAAAATGTGCCCAGGACGCAGCCGCACAAGCCACGCGTCCACCTGCCGGATCGGGTGACCTAGGCGTTCGAGTACTTTCGGTGAAACGCAAGCGTCGATCGTAG
- the FPR3 gene encoding peptidylprolyl isomerase (EggNog:ENOG503NVTP; COG:O) has product MSAGPVEFFTLRLMPGEIYHLDTIRDIQITNVSYSNPEDLSGKKRTVLRVHYAGNPIDLDEDDLDDLDNMDDEEIAEAIRQAENDDDDDDDDDDEDDDEDDDEDDDEDDDEDDDEDDFDEPIFTEEDSYVVCSLIPEKVEQVTLNLQISEEEQVGISVSGNEPVDIIGNYMLPSSLSNLGRDEDEDEDEEENQRQLALLGAADDDDDEDDDEEDDEDFGDDDDDDEDDEVEDDDGEDDDEEDEDEDEDEEDSNEPQVVIVPSRKRSAVNIEDEEPQLSRSQRKRLNKKLRSEVSAAPLSRKEEKVRNNISAKLLANAIFGEGPVAKPGTRVSMRYVGKLQNGSIFDSNTKGRPFSFRLGKGEVIRGWDQGVKGMQVGGERRLQCPPHLAYGKTKLPGIPANSTLIFDVKLLEVK; this is encoded by the exons ATGAGCGCTGGACCTGTTGAATTTTTTACGCTGCGGCTCATGCCGGGGGAGATCTATCATTTGGACACGATCCGCGACATTCAGATTACCAATGTGAGCTACTCGAACCCAGAGGACCTTAGTGGCAAGAAGCGCACGGTGCTCCGTGTCCACTACGCGGGCAATCCTATCGACTTGGATGAGGATGACTTGGATGATCTGGACAATATGGACGATGAGGAAATTGCCGAAGCTATCCGCCAGGCTGAGaacgacgacgacgacgacgacgacgacgacgacgaggatgaTGACGAGGATGATGACGAGGATGATGACGAGGATGATGACGAGGATGATGACGAGGATGACTTTGACGAGCCGATCTTCACCGAGGAGGATTCGTACGTTGTCTGCTCCCTGATCCCGGAAAAA GTCGAACAGGTGACGCTCAACCTTCAAATCAGCGAGGAAGAGCAAGTCGGAATCTCTGTCTCTGGAAACGAGCCTGTCGATATCATTGGTAACTACATGCTCCCGTCGTCGCTGAGCAATCTGGGCCGtgacgaggacgaggacgaggacgaggaggagaaCCAACGTCAACTCGCTCTTcttggcgccgccgatgatgacgacgatgaggacgacgacgaggaagacgacgaggactttggcgacgacgacgacgacgacgaggacgacgaggtggaggacgacgatggcgaggacgatgacgaagaggacgaggacgaggacgaggatgaAGAAGACTCTAACGAGCCCCAAGTTGTGATCGTCCCTTCGAGGAAGCGTTCCGCTGTCAACATCGAGGACGAAGAACCGCAGCTCAGCCGGAGTCAGCGCAAGAGACTGAACaagaagctgcgcagcgaggtAAGCGCGGCCCCGCTTTCCCGTAAGGAGGAGAAGGTGCGCAACAACATTTCTGCCAAGCTCCTTGCTAACGCAATTTTTG GCGAGGGCCCTGTAGCCAAGCCCGGCACGCGCGTAAGCATGCGCTACGTCGGCAAGCTACAGAACGGCTCCATATTTGATTCGAACACCAAAGGCAGGCCCTTTTCCTtccgcctcggcaaggGCGAGGTCATTCGTG GCTGGGACCAAGGCGTAAAGGGTATGCAAGTAGGCGGAGAACGCCGTTTGCAATGCCCTCCGCATTTAGCGTACGGGAAGACTAAACTCCCTGGCATCCCCGCCAACTCTACACTCATCTTTGATGTCAAGCTTTTGGAAGTCAAGTAA
- a CDS encoding uncharacterized protein (EggNog:ENOG503NVDB; COG:D; COG:Z), whose product MPPKHTQTRKRAASDAPPSAKRTRQDTTLNFAPAPILPLHEDDLDAGRGGLRTMAAVYNTRRRDANDSGTVVARKLFVWGTGEAGQLSLGPPDDENINKLTKPKPFGNKSISQQTDAGELGKGGAEMVAAGGMHTLIIDANGRILSCGSDDHGTLGRTHRENSDATEDEDYYVLKPLDGVSPTGAGGTLRFRAARVAASDGYSVALDTDGRLIAWGHFKDGEGKVCFSDTDVDDAPRELWTPALVRALEQERFAQIACGENHVLALTLDGRVYSWGLNSTSQLGRFANMYRVRAQYTKRDPPADMLLTPSVIPELKNIVHIGTGLNTSFAVDADGRVFAWGLNTRGQTGTGSKKDKVTRPTRIKALERPLLDGARVVQVEGGEFHSVFLLSNGHVYICGDGDEGKLGLPPGHPQELRMPARVPFPDAPAYAAADATKDGQSKVIGVAAGLRFTFALGADGALYSWGTTSDDAMGQPGENWGDDQSKSTPTLVPMPGEPGAWLVVAVTTAGQHSLALAARAP is encoded by the coding sequence ATGCCGCCCAAGCATACACAgacacgcaagcgcgccgcgtctgACGCGCCACCTAGTGCGAAACGCACTAGACAGGATACAACATTGAATTttgcgcccgcgccgatccTTCCCTTGCACGAGGACGATTTGGACGCgggccgcggcggcctcCGTACCATGGCCGCCGTATACAAtacgcggcggcgcgatgcaaacgACAGTGGTACTGTAGTGGCACGCAAGCTGTTTGTATGGGGCACAGGCGAAGCCGGTCAGCTTTCGCTTGGCCCGCCAGACGACGAGAACATCAACAAGCTCACCAAGCCCAAACCGTTTGGCAACAAGAGCATTTCGCAGCAGACCGATGCGGGCGAGCTGGGCAAGGGCGGAGCCGAGATGGTCGCTGCTGGAGGCATGCATACACTTATCATTGATGCGAATGGCAGGATCCTGTCCTGCGGAAGCGATGACcacggcacgcttggcCGGACGCACCGCGAAAACTCTGACGCGACGGAAGACGAAGACTATTACGTGCTGAAGCCGTTGGACGGCGTATCGCCGACTGGCGCGGGCGGCACGCTCCGTTTCCGCGCGGCTCGAGTTGCTGCTTCGGATGGGTATAGCGTTGCATTGGATACCGATGGCCGCCTGATCGCATGGGGTCATTTCAAGGACGGCGAAGGAAAGGTGTGCTTTTCGGATACCGAcgtcgacgatgcgccgcgcgagctgtgGACGCCTGCGTTGGTGCGTGCACTGGAACAagagcgctttgcgcaaaTCGCCTGCGGCGAGAACCACGTTCTGGCTCTGACCCTGGACGGCCGCGTCTACTCGTGGGGCCTGAACAGCACTTCGCAATTGGGCCGCTTTGCCAACATGTACCGCGTGCGTGCCCAGTATACAAAGCGTGACCCTCCCGCGGACATGCTGCTCACGCCCAGCGTCATTCCGGAGCTCAAGAACATTGTGCATATCGGAACAGGGCTCAACACGAGCTTTGCCGTGGATGCAGACGGCCGTGTGTTTGCCTGGGGCCTCAATACGCGTGGCCAAACGGGCACAGGGAGCAAGAAAGACAAGGTGACGCGACCAACACGAATCAAGGCCTTGGAGCGCCCATTACTAGATGGTGCGCGGGTCGTGCAGGTCGAGGGCGGCGAGTTCCACTCCGTCTTTCTCCTGTCGAATGGCCACGTTTATATttgcggcgatggcgacgaGGGCAAGCTGGGGCTGCCGCCGGGCCATCcgcaggagctgcgcatgccGGCTCGTGTGCCGTTTCCCGATGCGCCAGCGTACGCAGCGGCTGATGCGACCAAGGACGGCCAGAGCAAGGTTATTGGAGTTGCTGCTGGGCTCCGCTTTACTtttgcgctgggcgcggaTGGGGCGCTCTACTCGTGGGGTACTACGTCGGATGATGCTATGGGACAGCCTGGAGAAAACTGGGGCGACGATCAGAGCAAGTCGACCCCGACGCTGGTGCCTATGCCAGGCGAGCCTGGCGCCTGGCTCGTCGTTGCTGTGACGACCGCCGGCCAGCATTCGCTCGCTTTGGCGGCTCGTGCGCCATAG
- a CDS encoding uncharacterized protein (COG:B; EggNog:ENOG503Q53B) gives MAPAPKKATATKKTTSLTYEDMIKEAIIAHGLEARLGLGRPTIKKYILAKHPDTGRIALASFNAHFNQAILRGESKGVFSLPKGASGKVRLLAKGKTEASAPAKTRAKKTAAKKTAAKPAAKKAAPKKTVANPATKKTAAKSAVKKTAVKPAAKKTAAKPAAKKTVAKPAAKKTVAKPAAKKTAAKSAAKKTSAKKTAKPTAKKTTVKKATPSTKPVAKKASSVKKTASKAKTPATKAAAKKTAKK, from the exons ATGGCTCCTGCACCTAAGAAGGCCACTGCTACGAAGAAGACTACTTCTCTTACGTATGAG GACATGATTAAGGAGGCGATTATCGCCCATGGACTCGAGGCGCGTCTCGGTCTTGGCCGCCCCACAATCAAGAAGTACATCCTTGCTAAGCATCCCGACACGGGCCGCATCGCACTTGCGTCGTTCAATGCACACTTTAACCAAGCCatcttgcgcggcgagtcGAAAGGCGTCTTTTCCCTTCCCAAAGGCGCGAGCGGCAAAGTCAGGCTGCTTGCTAAAGGCAAGACCGAGGCGAGCGCACCGGCCAAGACTCGTGCGAAAAAGACTGCAGCCAAGAAGACTGCCGCTAAGCCTGCAGCCAAGAAGGCCGCGCCGAAGAAGACTGTTGCAAACCCCGCAACCAAGAAGACTGCCGCAAAGTCCGCAGTCAAGAAGACTGCTGTAAAGCCTGCAGCCAAGAAGACTGCCGCAAAGCCCGCAGCCAAGAAGACTGTCGCAAAGCCCGCAGCCAAGAAGACTGTCGCAAAGCCCGCAGCCAAGAAGACTGCCGCAAAGTCCGCAGCCAAGAAGACTTCTGCGAAGAAGACGGCCAAGCCCACAGCAAAGAAGACGACCGTGAAGAAGGCAACTCCCTCAACGAAGCCAGTCGCAAAGAAGGCAAGCTCCGTGAAAAAGACTGCTTCCAAGGCCAAG ACTCCCGCAACGAAGGCTGCTGCCAAGAAGACCGCTAAGAAATAA